A window of the Oryzias melastigma strain HK-1 linkage group LG11, ASM292280v2, whole genome shotgun sequence genome harbors these coding sequences:
- the LOC112160702 gene encoding serine/arginine repetitive matrix protein 2 isoform X3 codes for METHDQSAVFDPAERRKFDLQVASRSPLKMEEEEVSDLHEALTEVELQTSPASRLSRDHVLEDKTSVGDQAAARLQRDCDGPGEAPELPDHHHEEAPHPPQEQTPTEDDTGTSEKNKQKAFQLVLNELLQQQKHRPGRRFKKKTLMKMAKLLVIAKGLDGEAGPPDPEQDAPVATGEDGSAETTAASTEQEDLNFSQEAHGASRTTSTSDQQKCSSSSNREDAVITQNEEEQNPRIFRVLEAHRPRKRMKKASRTSKNKKAEQKPPDEAQSAFCPQTEEEVASAEQDEGVGGHAGTILTAPEVRDGKQLDGAVGKKRKRRNKTKAAQTKPEPETLTSQELPPGGAVLQGRQKLRRRVVNESVPPPKGLLKDPSPAGGPEQIHAARTGKAKKRKRTAALELSVLESSPEKKQSDGVWFGSFTVKQEEEEQQIQTIKKRRGRKRKEVNELQSSELSTNKMAAAADIAEEGQPTAAVQGEPKRRGRKKKIKIELPEKLSEDISNMAAVEKTQEEHEDVKSKTENCEHPASKMKKRRRKQEKSAPNINLNLPETSSPPEDVPETLKKKRRKVSLGSATSDVPLGFCSSPLNLSLPEDPAVKKKKRGRRPKAEKTSQIPQTGLTLESSESNFNVNPPENVKKRRQNLQSHENSQILELKAIKQEFDGSVTPEPLCQNEEWAPPRRKPRKRRGTSGTARRRVKPPQTFSNLVPVDLGEMEEKTVQLSAAGEGAPPTITPEDQELPDQTQSHLCSVCGRSFRHLSVLTIHRLMHAERKPLARPPRRKRSLGPPQLNCPCCAAAFSSKTQLLLHLSNAESCTAPLEAGGQLPSHSDITAFVGHLPTRGRRRRRHSCPTCWRTFRSPAGLSLHRKVHTKVCAATESFQDLDLRLPPETESGLPETESGPPKAMSGPQKTKSRLPKAKSGPQKTKSRLPKAKSGLPETESGLTETESGPPKAKSRLPKTESGLPRTESGPQKTKSRLPKAKSGLPKTKSGPRKTESGPRKTESGPRKTLSRLPKAKSGLPKTDLGLPKTESELPKAKSRLPKTEPGPPKTKSRLPKTEPGPPKTKSRLPKTKSGPPKTMSGPPDTQSGPSERPHSGPYAETATSVLFSCPTCTQLHSHWCIFVLHVRTHATGWCQRCDVCLQQPPQEEEPPQHCPTCCELSGESETCRRLLEAGRVRGELLHPEEQRTRGELEGAPLPSPSPSSSSSAKQVEASRLSPNPKSNQEAGQPFFRPQRIISKRFLSARWGRSFSHWSRQRLHQKPGRAFHCSQCELDFHFLGSYLLHLQEHAAQTLHAFAASPTTSAEEPQLGSQVSECHKRRRCSRCGKPFSSRAKLQKHELLHRGVRAHICTRCQLPFSRSADLTAHLKAHEARLRAPEPAGVPEPLSFPYPCRKCDATFSSGEFLQAHQVRHFTAGKRPESPASYVIRRAPEDPQRGALESSQPPRPLPVSNRKHLFRYPHPDRLYVVLAPPSEPALLISDSEDEIETSAEPGPSLEKPTTPQPVEVSEMDQLDLLIQSLIPERDFSESNSCCEGRAPPLLVSPQEDVVYNCAMCTAVFTELSELHTHYMAHAQRL; via the exons ATGGAGACTCACGACCAGAGCGCCGTGTTCGACCCAGCTGAGCGGCGAAAATTCGATCTGCAGGTCGCATCCAGATCTCCTCTGAAGATGGAAGAAGAGGAAGTGAGCGACCTTCATGAGGCATTG ACTGAAGTCGAGCTGCAGACGTCTCCTGCTTCACGTCTGAGCAGAGACCACGTCCTGGAAGACAAGACTTCTGTTGGAGATCAAGCTGCTGCCCGTTTGCAGAGAGACTGTGACGGTCCTGGAGAAGCTCCTGAACTTCCAGATCACCACCACGAAGAAGCCCCCCACCCTCCTCAGGAGCAGACCCCCACAGAAGACGACACCGGAacctcagagaaaaacaagcagaagGCCTTTCAGTTGGTTCTCAACGagttgctgcagcagcagaagcacaGACCGGGCCGACGCTTCAAGAAGAAAACGCTCATGAAGATGGCCAAACTGCTGGTTATCGCCAAAGGGTTGGACGGAGAGGCGGGTCCTCCCGACCCGGAACAAGACGCTCCTGTAGCTACAG GTGAAGATGGTTCGGCAGAAACAACGGCTGCTTCAACTGAACAAGAGGACTTGAATTTTTCCCAAGAGGCCCACGGAGCTTCCAGGACTACTTCTACATCAGACCAGCAAAAGTGTTCGTCCAGTTCCAACAGAGAAGATGCAGTAATAACTCAGAACGAGGAAGAGCAGAATCCAAGAATATTTAGAGTCCTGGAAGCTCACAGACcgaggaagaggatgaagaaagCTTCCAGAACCAGTAAGAACaaaaaagctgaacaaaagCCTCCAGACGAGGCTCAGTCAGCATTCTGTCCACAGACTGAAGAGGAGGTAGCATCAGCTGAGCAGGATGAAGGTGTGGGAGGTCATGCAGGAACCATCCTGACGGCTCCTGAGGTGAGAGACGGGAAGCAGCTGGATGGAGCTGTgggaaagaagaggaagaggaggaacaaGACAAAGGCTGCTCAGACCAAACCAGAGCCTGAAACTTTAACCTCCCAGGAGCTCCCACCAGGAGGCGCTGTCCTGCAAGGTCGTCAAAAACTGCGAAGACGTGTAGTGAATGAATCAGTTCCTCCCCCTAAAGGTCTCCTGAAGGACCCTTCACCTGCTGGAGGGCCAGAGCAGATCCACGCCGCCAGAACGGGAAAGGCAAAGAAGCGCAAACGCACGGCAGCGCTGGAGCTCAGCGTCCTGGAAAGTTCTCCTGAGAAGAAGCAAAGCGATGGAGTTTGGTTCGGATCTTTCACCgtgaagcaggaggaggaggagcagcagatcCAGACGATCAAGAAAAGGAGAGGAAGGAAGAGAAAGGAAGTGAATGAGCTGCAGAGTTCAGAACTGTCGACCAACAAgatggctgctgctgctgatatTGCAGAGGAGGGGCAGCCTACAGCAGCGGTTCAGGGAGAACCGAAGCGAAGGGGAAGGAAGAAGAAGATAAAAATCGAACTTCCTGAGAAACTCTCAGAGGATATCTCCAACATGGCAGCTGTGGAGAAAACTCAGGAGGAACATGAAGATGTAAAgtccaaaacagaaaactgtgAACATCCAGCATCcaagatgaagaagaggaggaggaaacagGAAAAGTCTGCtccaaatattaatttaaaccttCCAGAAACTTCTTCTCCACCTGAAGACGTCCCGGAAACTCTCAAAAAGAAAAGACGGAAAGTGTCGCTCGGTTCAGCCACTTCAGATGTTCCTCTTGGCTTCTGCTCTTCTCCTTTAAATCTGAGTTTACCCGAAGATCCAGcagtgaaaaagaagaagagaggaAGAAGACCCAAAGCTGAAAAAACTTCTCAGATTCCACAAACTGGACTGACTTTGGAGTCCTCCGAGTCCAATTTTAATGTGAATCctccagaaaatgtgaaaaaacgaAGACAGAATTTACAGAGTCATGAAAACTCTCAGATCTTAGAATTAAAAGCCATCAAGCAAGAATTTGATGGTAGTGTGACACCAGAGCCTTTATGTCAAAACGAGGAGTGGGCGCCCCCCAGGAGGAAACCCCGGAAGAGGAGGGGGACGAGTGGAACTGCCAGGAGGAGGGTGAAGCCGCCTCAGACTTTCAGTAACTTGGTTCCAGTTGATCTCGgtgagatggaggagaaaacCGTCCAGCTGAGTGCTGCTGGGGAGGGCGCGCCCCCCACCATCACCCCAGAAGACCAAGAACTTCCTGATCAAACGCAGAGCCACCTCTGCTCCGTGTGCGGTCGCTCCTTCCGCCACCTGTCCGTGCTCACAATCCACAGACTGATGCACGCCGAGAGGAAGCCCCTCGCCCGCCCCCCACGCAGGAAGAGGTCATTGGGACCCCCCCAGCTGAACTGTCCATGCTGCGCCGCAGCCTTCAGCAGCAAGACGCAGCTGCTGCTTCACCTGAGCAACGCGGAGAGCTGCACCGCACCACTAGAGGCGGGGGGACAGCTCCCCTCCCACAGTGACATCACCGCCTTTGTAGGGCACCTCCCCaccagagggaggaggaggaggaggcacaGCTGCCCCACCTGCTGGAGAACCTTCAGGAGTCCTGCAGGACTCAGCCTCCATAGAAAGGTTCACACAAAAGTCTGTGCTGCCACCGAGAGTTTTCAGGACCTGGATCTGCGCCTCCCCCCAGAAACTGAGTCAGGGCTCCCGGAAACAGAGTCAGGACCTCCAAAAGCCATGTCAGGACCCCAAAAAACCAAGTCAAGACTCCCAAAAGCCAAGTCAGGACCCCAAAAAACCAAGTCAAGACTCCCAAAAGCCAAGTCAGGACTCCCGGAAACAGAGTCAGGGCTCACGGAAACAGAGTCCGGACCTCCAAAAGCCAAGTCAAGACTCCCAAAAACAGAGTCAGGACTCCCAAGAACAGAGTCAGGACCCCAAAAAACCAAGTCAAGACTCCCAAAAGCCAAGTCAGGACTCCCAAAAACCAAGTCAGGACCCCGAAAAACAGAGTCAGGACCCCGAAAAACAGAGTCAGGACCCCGAAAAACACTGTCAAGACTCCCAAAAGCCAAGTCAGGACTCCCGAAAACAGACTTAGGACTCCCAAAAACAGAGTCAGAACTCCCGAAAGCCAAGTCAAGACTCCCAAAAACTGAGCCAGGACCACCAAAAACCAAGTCAAGACTCCCAAAAACTGAGCCAGGACCACCAAAAACCAAGTCAAGACTCCCAAAAACCAAGTCAGGACCTCCAAAAACCATGTCAGGTCCTCCAGATACTCAGTCAGGCCCCTCTGAAAGACCCCACAGTGGACCCTATGCTGAAACTGCCACCTCCGTGCTCTTCTCATGTCCCACCTGCACTCAGCTTCATTCCCACTGGTGCATCTTCGTCCTTCACGTGCGCACGCACGCTACTGGCTGGTGTCAACGCTGCGATGTCTGCCTGCAGCAGCCCCCCCAGGAGGAGGAGCCCCCGCAGCACTGCCCCACCTGCTGTGAGCTCAGCGGCGAGTCGGAGACCTGCAGGCGTTTGCTGGAAGCGGGACGTGTTCGAGGAGAACTCCTGCATCCAGAGGAGCAGCGGACACGGGGGGAACTTGAAGGAGCTCCGTTACCTTCTCCCTCCCCCAGCAGCTCCAGCTCAGCCAAGCAGGTGGAGGCCAGTCGTCTGTCACCAAACCCAAAGTCCAACCAGGAGGCTGGACAGCCGTTTTTCCGCCCCCAGAGGATCATTTCCAAGCGCTTCCTGAGTGCCCGCTGGGGGCGGTCCTTCAGTCACTGGAGCAGACAGCGTCTCCATCAGAAACCAGGAAGAGCTTTCCATTGCAGCCAGTGCGAGCTAGATTTCCACTTCCTGGGTTCGTACCTGCTTCACCTGCAGGAGCACGCTGCCCAGACACTGCACGCCTTTGCGGCGTCTCCTACCACGTCTGCAGAGGAGCCCCAACTGGGCTCCCAGGTCTCAGAGTGCCATAAACGGCGCCGCTGCAGCAGGTGTGGAAAACCGTTCTCCAGTAGGGCGAAGCTGCAGAAGCACGAGCTGCTGCACAGAGGGGTCAGGGCTCACATCTGCACGCGCTGTCAGCTGCCGTTCTCCCGCTCCGCTGACCTGACCGCCCACCTGAAAGCACATGAGGCCCGGCTCCGCGCGCCCGAGCCCGCGGGCGTGCCGGAGCCGCTGTCCTTCCCGTACCCCTGCAGGAAGTGCGACGCCACTTTCTCCAGCGGTGAGTTCCTGCAGGCGCATCAGGTGCGTCACTTCACAGCAGGTAAGAGGCCTGAAAGCCCCGCCTCCTACGTCATCCGCAGAGCCCCGGAGGACCCTCAGAGGGGCGCCCTCGAGTCATCGCAGCCACCACGCCCTCTGCCAGTGAGCAACCGGAAACACCTGTTCAGGTACCCTCACCCCGACCGGCTCTACGTTGTCCTGGCGCCGCCCTCAGAGCCAGCCCTCCTCATTTCAGACTCGGAAGACGAGATCGAAACCTCAGCAGAACCAGGGCCTTCCCTCGAAAAACCCACAACACCCCAGCCCGTAGAGGTCTCAGAAATGGACCAGCTGGACCTCCTGATCCAGTCCCTAATCCCAGAGAGAGACTTCAGCGAGTCCAACAGTTGTTGTGAGGGTAGAGCTCCGCCCCTTTTAGTCTCCCCACAAGAGGACGTTGTGTACAACTGTGCGATGTGCACGGCGGTGTTCACAGAGCTGTCAGAGCTGCACACACACTACATGGCTCACGCACAAAGACTTTAA
- the LOC112160702 gene encoding serine/arginine repetitive matrix protein 2 isoform X4 yields METHDQSAVFDPAERRKFDLQVASRSPLKMEEEEVSDLHEALTEVELQTSAASRLSGDAVLEDKTSVGDQAAASLQRDCDGPGEAPELPDHHHEEAPHPPQEQTPTEDDTGTSEKNKQKAFQLVLNELLQQQKHRPGRRFKKKTLMKMAKLLVIAKGLDGEAGPPDPEQDAPVATGEDGSAETTAASTEQEDLNFSQEAHGASRTTSTSDQQKCSSSSNREDAVITQNEEEQNPRIFRVLEAHRPRKRMKKASRTSKNKKAEQKPPDEAQSAFCPQTEEEVASAEQDEGVGGHAGTILTAPEVRDGKQLDGAVGKKRKRRNKTKAAQTKPEPETLTSQELPPGGAVLQGRQKLRRRVVNESVPPPKGLLKDPSPAGGPEQIHAARTGKAKKRKRTAALELSVLESSPEKKQSDGVWFGSFTVKQEEEEQQIQTIKKRRGRKRKEVNELQSSELSTNKMAAAADIAEEGQPTAAVQGEPKRRGRKKKIKIELPEKLSEDISNMAAVEKTQEEHEDVKSKTENCEHPASKMKKRRRKQEKSAPNINLNLPETSSPPEDVPETLKKKRRKVSLGSATSDVPLGFCSSPLNLSLPEDPAVKKKKRGRRPKAEKTSQIPQTGLTLESSESNFNVNPPENVKKRRQNLQSHENSQILELKAIKQEFDGSVTPEPLCQNEEWAPPRRKPRKRRGTSGTARRRVKPPQTFSNLVPVDLGEMEEKTVQLSAAGEGAPPTITPEDQELPDQTQSHLCSVCGRSFRHLSVLTIHRLMHAERKPLARPPRRKRSLGPPQLNCPCCAAAFSSKTQLLLHLSNAESCTAPLEAGGQLPSHSDITAFVGHLPTRGRRRRRHSCPTCWRTFRSPAGLSLHRKVHTKVCAATESFQDLDLRLPPETESGLPETESGPPKAMSGPQKTKSRLPKAKSGPQKTKSRLPKAKSGLPETESGLTETESGPPKAKSRLPKTESGLPRTESGPQKTKSRLPKAKSGLPKTKSGPRKTESGPRKTESGPRKTLSRLPKAKSGLPKTDLGLPKTESELPKAKSRLPKTEPGPPKTKSRLPKTEPGPPKTKSRLPKTKSGPPKTMSGPPDTQSGPSERPHSGPYAETATSVLFSCPTCTQLHSHWCIFVLHVRTHATGWCQRCDVCLQQPPQEEEPPQHCPTCCELSGESETCRRLLEAGRVRGELLHPEEQRTRGELEGAPLPSPSPSSSSSAKQVEASRLSPNPKSNQEAGQPFFRPQRIISKRFLSARWGRSFSHWSRQRLHQKPGRAFHCSQCELDFHFLGSYLLHLQEHAAQTLHAFAASPTTSAEEPQLGSQVSECHKRRRCSRCGKPFSSRAKLQKHELLHRGVRAHICTRCQLPFSRSADLTAHLKAHEARLRAPEPAGVPEPLSFPYPCRKCDATFSSGEFLQAHQVRHFTAGKRPESPASYVIRRAPEDPQRGALESSQPPRPLPVSNRKHLFRYPHPDRLYVVLAPPSEPALLISDSEDEIETSAEPGPSLEKPTTPQPVEVSEMDQLDLLIQSLIPERDFSESNSCCEGRAPPLLVSPQEDVVYNCAMCTAVFTELSELHTHYMAHAQRL; encoded by the exons ATGGAGACTCACGACCAGAGCGCCGTGTTCGACCCAGCTGAGCGGCGAAAATTCGATCTGCAGGTCGCATCCAGATCTCCTCTGAAGATGGAAGAAGAGGAAGTGAGCGACCTTCATGAGGCATTG ACTGAAGTCGAGCTGCAGACGTCTGCTGCTTCACGTCTGAGCGGAGACGCCGTCCTGGAAGACAAGACTTCTGTTGGAGATCAAGCTGCTGCCAGTTTGCAGAGAGACTGTGACGGTCCTGGAGAAGCTCCTGAACTTCCGGATCATCACCACGAAGAAGCCCCCCACCCTCCTCAGGAGCAGACCCCCACAGAAGACGACACCGGAACCTCAGAGAAGAACAAGCAGAAGGCCTTTCAGTTGGTTCTCAACGagttgctgcagcagcagaagcacaGGCCGGGCCGACGCTTCAAGAAGAAAACGCTCATGAAGATGGCCAAACTGCTGGTTATCGCCAAAGGGTTGGACGGAGAGGCGGGTCCTCCCGACCCGGAACAAGACGCTCCTGTAGCTACAGGTGAAGATGGTTCGGCAGAAACAACGGCTGCTTCAACTGAACAAGAGGACTTGAATTTTTCCCAAGAGGCCCACGGAGCTTCCAGGACTACTTCTACATCAGACCAGCAAAAGTGTTCGTCCAGTTCCAACAGAGAAGATGCAGTAATAACTCAGAACGAGGAAGAGCAGAATCCAAGAATATTTAGAGTCCTGGAAGCTCACAGACcgaggaagaggatgaagaaagCTTCCAGAACCAGTAAGAACaaaaaagctgaacaaaagCCTCCAGACGAGGCTCAGTCAGCATTCTGTCCACAGACTGAAGAGGAGGTAGCATCAGCTGAGCAGGATGAAGGTGTGGGAGGTCATGCAGGAACCATCCTGACGGCTCCTGAGGTGAGAGACGGGAAGCAGCTGGATGGAGCTGTgggaaagaagaggaagaggaggaacaaGACAAAGGCTGCTCAGACCAAACCAGAGCCTGAAACTTTAACCTCCCAGGAGCTCCCACCAGGAGGCGCTGTCCTGCAAGGTCGTCAAAAACTGCGAAGACGTGTAGTGAATGAATCAGTTCCTCCCCCTAAAGGTCTCCTGAAGGACCCTTCACCTGCTGGAGGGCCAGAGCAGATCCACGCCGCCAGAACGGGAAAGGCAAAGAAGCGCAAACGCACGGCAGCGCTGGAGCTCAGCGTCCTGGAAAGTTCTCCTGAGAAGAAGCAAAGCGATGGAGTTTGGTTCGGATCTTTCACCgtgaagcaggaggaggaggagcagcagatcCAGACGATCAAGAAAAGGAGAGGAAGGAAGAGAAAGGAAGTGAATGAGCTGCAGAGTTCAGAACTGTCGACCAACAAgatggctgctgctgctgatatTGCAGAGGAGGGGCAGCCTACAGCAGCGGTTCAGGGAGAACCGAAGCGAAGGGGAAGGAAGAAGAAGATAAAAATCGAACTTCCTGAGAAACTCTCAGAGGATATCTCCAACATGGCAGCTGTGGAGAAAACTCAGGAGGAACATGAAGATGTAAAgtccaaaacagaaaactgtgAACATCCAGCATCcaagatgaagaagaggaggaggaaacagGAAAAGTCTGCtccaaatattaatttaaaccttCCAGAAACTTCTTCTCCACCTGAAGACGTCCCGGAAACTCTCAAAAAGAAAAGACGGAAAGTGTCGCTCGGTTCAGCCACTTCAGATGTTCCTCTTGGCTTCTGCTCTTCTCCTTTAAATCTGAGTTTACCCGAAGATCCAGcagtgaaaaagaagaagagaggaAGAAGACCCAAAGCTGAAAAAACTTCTCAGATTCCACAAACTGGACTGACTTTGGAGTCCTCCGAGTCCAATTTTAATGTGAATCctccagaaaatgtgaaaaaacgaAGACAGAATTTACAGAGTCATGAAAACTCTCAGATCTTAGAATTAAAAGCCATCAAGCAAGAATTTGATGGTAGTGTGACACCAGAGCCTTTATGTCAAAACGAGGAGTGGGCGCCCCCCAGGAGGAAACCCCGGAAGAGGAGGGGGACGAGTGGAACTGCCAGGAGGAGGGTGAAGCCGCCTCAGACTTTCAGTAACTTGGTTCCAGTTGATCTCGgtgagatggaggagaaaacCGTCCAGCTGAGTGCTGCTGGGGAGGGCGCGCCCCCCACCATCACCCCAGAAGACCAAGAACTTCCTGATCAAACGCAGAGCCACCTCTGCTCCGTGTGCGGTCGCTCCTTCCGCCACCTGTCCGTGCTCACAATCCACAGACTGATGCACGCCGAGAGGAAGCCCCTCGCCCGCCCCCCACGCAGGAAGAGGTCATTGGGACCCCCCCAGCTGAACTGTCCATGCTGCGCCGCAGCCTTCAGCAGCAAGACGCAGCTGCTGCTTCACCTGAGCAACGCGGAGAGCTGCACCGCACCACTAGAGGCGGGGGGACAGCTCCCCTCCCACAGTGACATCACCGCCTTTGTAGGGCACCTCCCCaccagagggaggaggaggaggaggcacaGCTGCCCCACCTGCTGGAGAACCTTCAGGAGTCCTGCAGGACTCAGCCTCCATAGAAAGGTTCACACAAAAGTCTGTGCTGCCACCGAGAGTTTTCAGGACCTGGATCTGCGCCTCCCCCCAGAAACTGAGTCAGGGCTCCCGGAAACAGAGTCAGGACCTCCAAAAGCCATGTCAGGACCCCAAAAAACCAAGTCAAGACTCCCAAAAGCCAAGTCAGGACCCCAAAAAACCAAGTCAAGACTCCCAAAAGCCAAGTCAGGACTCCCGGAAACAGAGTCAGGGCTCACGGAAACAGAGTCCGGACCTCCAAAAGCCAAGTCAAGACTCCCAAAAACAGAGTCAGGACTCCCAAGAACAGAGTCAGGACCCCAAAAAACCAAGTCAAGACTCCCAAAAGCCAAGTCAGGACTCCCAAAAACCAAGTCAGGACCCCGAAAAACAGAGTCAGGACCCCGAAAAACAGAGTCAGGACCCCGAAAAACACTGTCAAGACTCCCAAAAGCCAAGTCAGGACTCCCGAAAACAGACTTAGGACTCCCAAAAACAGAGTCAGAACTCCCGAAAGCCAAGTCAAGACTCCCAAAAACTGAGCCAGGACCACCAAAAACCAAGTCAAGACTCCCAAAAACTGAGCCAGGACCACCAAAAACCAAGTCAAGACTCCCAAAAACCAAGTCAGGACCTCCAAAAACCATGTCAGGTCCTCCAGATACTCAGTCAGGCCCCTCTGAAAGACCCCACAGTGGACCCTATGCTGAAACTGCCACCTCCGTGCTCTTCTCATGTCCCACCTGCACTCAGCTTCATTCCCACTGGTGCATCTTCGTCCTTCACGTGCGCACGCACGCTACTGGCTGGTGTCAACGCTGCGATGTCTGCCTGCAGCAGCCCCCCCAGGAGGAGGAGCCCCCGCAGCACTGCCCCACCTGCTGTGAGCTCAGCGGCGAGTCGGAGACCTGCAGGCGTTTGCTGGAAGCGGGACGTGTTCGAGGAGAACTCCTGCATCCAGAGGAGCAGCGGACACGGGGGGAACTTGAAGGAGCTCCGTTACCTTCTCCCTCCCCCAGCAGCTCCAGCTCAGCCAAGCAGGTGGAGGCCAGTCGTCTGTCACCAAACCCAAAGTCCAACCAGGAGGCTGGACAGCCGTTTTTCCGCCCCCAGAGGATCATTTCCAAGCGCTTCCTGAGTGCCCGCTGGGGGCGGTCCTTCAGTCACTGGAGCAGACAGCGTCTCCATCAGAAACCAGGAAGAGCTTTCCATTGCAGCCAGTGCGAGCTAGATTTCCACTTCCTGGGTTCGTACCTGCTTCACCTGCAGGAGCACGCTGCCCAGACACTGCACGCCTTTGCGGCGTCTCCTACCACGTCTGCAGAGGAGCCCCAACTGGGCTCCCAGGTCTCAGAGTGCCATAAACGGCGCCGCTGCAGCAGGTGTGGAAAACCGTTCTCCAGTAGGGCGAAGCTGCAGAAGCACGAGCTGCTGCACAGAGGGGTCAGGGCTCACATCTGCACGCGCTGTCAGCTGCCGTTCTCCCGCTCCGCTGACCTGACCGCCCACCTGAAAGCACATGAGGCCCGGCTCCGCGCGCCCGAGCCCGCGGGCGTGCCGGAGCCGCTGTCCTTCCCGTACCCCTGCAGGAAGTGCGACGCCACTTTCTCCAGCGGTGAGTTCCTGCAGGCGCATCAGGTGCGTCACTTCACAGCAGGTAAGAGGCCTGAAAGCCCCGCCTCCTACGTCATCCGCAGAGCCCCGGAGGACCCTCAGAGGGGCGCCCTCGAGTCATCGCAGCCACCACGCCCTCTGCCAGTGAGCAACCGGAAACACCTGTTCAGGTACCCTCACCCCGACCGGCTCTACGTTGTCCTGGCGCCGCCCTCAGAGCCAGCCCTCCTCATTTCAGACTCGGAAGACGAGATCGAAACCTCAGCAGAACCAGGGCCTTCCCTCGAAAAACCCACAACACCCCAGCCCGTAGAGGTCTCAGAAATGGACCAGCTGGACCTCCTGATCCAGTCCCTAATCCCAGAGAGAGACTTCAGCGAGTCCAACAGTTGTTGTGAGGGTAGAGCTCCGCCCCTTTTAGTCTCCCCACAAGAGGACGTTGTGTACAACTGTGCGATGTGCACGGCGGTGTTCACAGAGCTGTCAGAGCTGCACACACACTACATGGCTCACGCACAAAGACTTTAA